A part of Halobacillus shinanisalinarum genomic DNA contains:
- the mnhG gene encoding monovalent cation/H(+) antiporter subunit G has protein sequence MIDLIHTLRQIVAYVFFITGIYFLLSTAVGMIRFPDLYTRLHAGSKCLMAGGISVLMGCIVLEGSGFVSLKLIVILIFLLITNPIAIHVIASLSYQFNLIPKTNAKKNIDE, from the coding sequence GTGATTGATTTAATTCATACTTTAAGACAAATAGTTGCTTATGTATTTTTCATAACAGGTATTTATTTTTTGTTAAGTACAGCAGTGGGAATGATTCGTTTTCCTGATTTGTATACCCGGTTACATGCTGGCTCTAAATGTCTAATGGCCGGAGGTATCTCAGTTTTAATGGGATGTATAGTTCTGGAAGGAAGTGGGTTTGTTTCTTTAAAACTTATTGTCATTTTAATTTTTTTATTAATCACTAATCCAATAGCCATTCACGTCATAGCCAGTCTTTCTTATCAGTTTAATTTAATACCCAAAACAAATGCAAAAAAGAATATTGATGAGTAA
- a CDS encoding monovalent cation/H+ antiporter complex subunit F, with the protein MLYVILAIVLSAILTFYRIVKGPCLPDRIVAMNSIGVMFLLVLVLLSYYFERKIFIDVALVYGVLLFINVLVMAKYLSRA; encoded by the coding sequence GTGCTCTATGTAATACTGGCAATTGTCTTATCTGCTATTTTAACTTTTTACAGGATAGTTAAAGGCCCTTGTTTACCTGATCGAATAGTTGCCATGAATTCTATAGGTGTAATGTTTTTATTAGTCTTAGTTTTATTGAGTTATTATTTTGAAAGAAAAATTTTTATTGATGTGGCTTTAGTTTATGGAGTTTTATTATTTATAAATGTTTTAGTTATGGCTAAATATTTAAGTAGAGCGTAA
- a CDS encoding Na+/H+ antiporter subunit E, producing MERKIFFFKIYYLFLVILTFIYDVFLSAVRVSRQAFEVKPSFSPRIVRMKTSLENSNSSAILANFITLTQGTLAMDFDISNKNYLIHWINVQSDDEAEGKKALISKHENLIAKIFD from the coding sequence TTGGAACGAAAGATTTTTTTTTTTAAAATATATTACCTATTTTTGGTCATCCTTACTTTTATATATGATGTCTTTCTATCTGCAGTCAGAGTATCCAGACAAGCATTTGAGGTGAAACCGTCATTTTCTCCCCGAATAGTTAGAATGAAAACCTCTCTTGAAAATTCAAACAGTAGTGCTATTTTAGCCAATTTTATTACGTTAACTCAGGGTACCTTGGCGATGGATTTCGATATTTCAAACAAAAATTATCTTATTCACTGGATAAATGTTCAAAGTGACGATGAAGCAGAAGGAAAGAAAGCACTAATAAGTAAACATGAGAATTTGATAGCGAAAATATTTGATTAA
- a CDS encoding PadR family transcriptional regulator codes for MEGTTEMLKGVLEGCVLEIISRGETYGYEITQQLRELGFTDVVEGTVYTITMRLEKKNLVDIKKKPSTKGPPRKSYTLTAAGQEHLEIFWEKWEFVSSKINELKTKIKSKGEVI; via the coding sequence TTGGAAGGTACCACGGAAATGCTGAAAGGGGTGCTTGAGGGTTGTGTGCTTGAGATCATCAGCCGTGGTGAAACTTACGGCTATGAAATCACGCAACAGCTGCGAGAACTTGGCTTCACTGATGTGGTTGAAGGCACAGTTTATACGATTACTATGCGGCTTGAGAAAAAAAATCTGGTGGACATCAAGAAAAAGCCATCCACTAAGGGACCGCCGAGAAAATCTTACACACTCACCGCAGCAGGTCAAGAGCATCTTGAAATTTTTTGGGAAAAATGGGAATTCGTCTCAAGCAAAATTAACGAACTCAAAACTAAAATAAAATCAAAAGGAGAAGTAATATGA
- a CDS encoding DUF1048 domain-containing protein: protein MRIFEKIIGSLDDKREWKAMEARAKALPSEYRNAYNAIKKYMWTAGGPSDWKEISRIFGGILDLFEEGAAEGKKVTDLTGEDVAAFCDELVKDANTWNDKYRTKLNDTIGRG from the coding sequence ATGAGAATTTTTGAAAAAATTATTGGAAGCCTGGATGACAAGCGGGAATGGAAGGCGATGGAGGCGCGTGCGAAGGCACTTCCAAGTGAGTATCGCAACGCTTACAACGCTATCAAAAAATATATGTGGACCGCTGGTGGTCCCTCCGACTGGAAGGAAATCAGCCGTATCTTTGGCGGCATTCTCGACCTCTTCGAGGAAGGTGCAGCGGAAGGCAAGAAAGTCACTGATCTCACGGGTGAGGACGTGGCCGCTTTCTGTGACGAACTAGTGAAGGACGCGAACACTTGGAATGACAAGTATCGCACGAAGTTGAACGATACGATTGGTCGTGGCTAA
- a CDS encoding DUF4317 domain-containing protein, with protein MDKKDIAGIRKQLKVDNDLLKISDIFNVYIMKETTDIYHHQSQPFEMLDRDQQELFMNHFKKVLTGQLDEKLFELKFKRDAENHSQLILHKGLLNSEVEDWKEQMLQMTEKMIQDHPYEKDVVITFIRAEYMKPMKRRNEETEESERDAVYSNPFILCSINQTQEPKKEIMFDYVEKEFKYKIEVDPVIDLKNPMTGFLFPCITDGASDVNHILYAAGKANEPDYRFIEDVLNGEEFMTAKEDKAVFEEVIKDVVGDQLNPSTLATVYGEINRTIEENEEDTAPKLDYKDVERVLNQSGEQVDSEKVKTAFQRVADDESYELKASSIVPKYKSKSIKINTKIANIAISPQDLQYVRQVNYKGKRCIMIEVEEDAEIDGFKMLPEAFGE; from the coding sequence ATGGACAAAAAAGACATAGCCGGCATCCGCAAACAACTAAAAGTGGACAACGACTTATTAAAGATCTCTGACATTTTTAACGTATATATCATGAAAGAAACGACGGACATTTACCATCACCAGAGCCAGCCATTCGAAATGCTTGATCGAGATCAGCAGGAGCTTTTTATGAATCATTTTAAAAAAGTACTGACGGGGCAGCTGGATGAAAAATTATTTGAGTTAAAATTTAAGCGCGACGCTGAAAATCACAGTCAGCTCATTTTACATAAAGGCTTGCTAAATAGCGAAGTCGAGGACTGGAAGGAACAAATGCTGCAGATGACAGAAAAAATGATCCAGGACCATCCGTATGAAAAGGATGTCGTCATCACCTTCATTCGCGCCGAATATATGAAACCCATGAAACGCCGTAATGAAGAAACTGAGGAAAGTGAACGGGACGCCGTTTATTCGAATCCCTTTATTCTTTGCAGCATCAACCAGACACAAGAGCCTAAAAAAGAAATAATGTTCGACTATGTTGAGAAAGAGTTCAAGTACAAGATCGAAGTCGACCCAGTCATTGATCTCAAGAACCCGATGACAGGATTTCTATTTCCCTGCATCACCGATGGTGCCTCGGATGTGAACCACATTCTCTACGCTGCCGGCAAAGCTAATGAGCCTGACTATCGCTTTATTGAAGACGTATTAAACGGAGAAGAGTTTATGACTGCGAAGGAAGACAAAGCCGTGTTTGAAGAAGTAATCAAGGATGTCGTAGGAGATCAGCTCAATCCCTCCACCCTCGCGACTGTCTATGGAGAAATCAACCGTACCATCGAAGAAAACGAAGAAGATACAGCACCAAAGCTCGACTATAAGGACGTGGAGCGTGTGTTAAATCAGAGCGGTGAACAAGTCGATAGCGAAAAAGTAAAAACGGCTTTCCAGAGAGTCGCCGACGACGAATCATACGAGCTGAAAGCCAGCAGTATCGTCCCCAAATACAAATCAAAATCGATCAAAATCAACACGAAAATAGCCAACATCGCAATCAGCCCCCAGGACCTGCAATACGTGAGACAGGTCAACTATAAGGGCAAACGCTGTATTATGATTGAAGTGGAAGAGGATGCGGAGATTGATGGGTTTAAGATGCTTCCGGAGGCTTTTGGCGAGTGA